Proteins encoded by one window of Pseudonocardia alni:
- a CDS encoding GNAT family N-acetyltransferase, with protein sequence MITVRELGPDDWETWRDLRLAALAEAPDAFHSRLTDWLGAGEREWRDRLAAPGRYLVVEVGGRPAGQVVAVPPDGDGVADLIALWVAPHARGDGAATALVDAVLDRAAGWGARTLALHVVIGNDRAAAFYRRLGFVDRGVVERPDGISETRMDRPVGRPAPRC encoded by the coding sequence GTGATCACCGTCCGGGAGCTGGGGCCCGACGACTGGGAGACCTGGCGCGACCTGCGCCTCGCCGCCCTGGCCGAGGCGCCCGACGCGTTCCACAGCCGGCTCACCGACTGGCTCGGCGCGGGGGAGCGGGAGTGGCGTGACCGGCTGGCCGCGCCCGGCCGGTACCTGGTGGTCGAGGTCGGCGGCCGCCCCGCCGGTCAGGTCGTGGCCGTCCCGCCGGACGGCGACGGCGTCGCCGACCTCATCGCCCTGTGGGTCGCCCCGCACGCACGCGGGGACGGCGCCGCGACCGCACTCGTCGACGCGGTCCTCGACCGCGCCGCCGGGTGGGGCGCGCGGACGCTGGCACTGCACGTGGTGATCGGCAACGACCGCGCCGCGGCGTTCTACCGGCGGCTCGGGTTCGTCGACCGCGGCGTCGTCGAGCGGCCCGACGGCATCAGCGAGACGCGGATGGACCGGCCCGTCGGCCGTCCGGCCCCGCGGTGCTGA
- a CDS encoding ABC transporter ATP-binding protein, which yields MYRTSAPADSPEPTAAPRPPAVRAIGLSRGFGAVRAVDGVDLDVPMGAVLGLLGPNGAGKTTLMRMLLGLLAPTDGDVELLGRRLPYRASEVLPHVGALVDAPALHPHRTGRQNLLRAAAAEPLLDSARIPAAVDAVLRRVGLAEAADRRAGEYSSGMRRRLGLAVPLLTRRRLVVLDEPTDGLDPAGTREVRRLIAEMNAAGATVIVSSHLLGEIEATCSHVAVLRAGRLLCAGPLDELVDSGPSALVVTTPDGERAVAALLARGIDAEPGARDRVFVPAGPAAPDVVATLVHAGVAVHGVTRPAARLEEFFARLTGEPAPAGAGYGAGR from the coding sequence GTGTACCGGACGTCCGCCCCCGCCGACTCCCCCGAGCCGACCGCCGCGCCCCGCCCACCGGCCGTGCGCGCGATCGGCCTGTCCCGCGGTTTCGGCGCGGTGCGCGCGGTCGACGGGGTGGACCTCGACGTGCCGATGGGCGCAGTCCTCGGGCTGCTCGGCCCCAACGGCGCGGGCAAGACGACGCTCATGCGGATGCTGCTCGGGCTGCTCGCCCCCACCGACGGCGACGTCGAGCTGCTCGGACGGCGGCTGCCGTACCGCGCGTCGGAGGTGCTGCCGCACGTCGGAGCCCTGGTCGACGCGCCCGCATTGCACCCGCACCGCACCGGCCGGCAGAACCTCCTGCGGGCCGCGGCCGCCGAACCGCTGCTGGACTCGGCACGGATCCCGGCCGCCGTCGACGCCGTGCTGCGCCGGGTCGGGCTCGCCGAGGCGGCCGACCGCCGTGCCGGTGAGTACTCCTCGGGGATGCGGCGGCGCCTCGGTCTGGCCGTGCCGCTGCTGACCCGGCGACGTCTGGTCGTGCTCGACGAGCCGACCGACGGGCTGGACCCGGCGGGGACCCGCGAGGTGCGCAGGCTGATCGCTGAGATGAACGCCGCGGGCGCGACGGTGATCGTCAGCTCGCACCTGCTCGGGGAGATCGAGGCGACCTGCAGCCACGTCGCGGTGCTCCGGGCCGGGCGCCTGCTGTGCGCCGGCCCGCTCGACGAGCTCGTCGACTCCGGCCCGTCGGCGCTGGTGGTGACGACGCCGGACGGCGAGCGCGCCGTCGCGGCCCTGCTGGCCCGGGGCATCGACGCCGAGCCGGGAGCCCGGGACCGGGTGTTCGTGCCGGCCGGGCCCGCCGCGCCGGACGTCGTCGCGACGCTGGTGCACGCGGGTGTCGCCGTGCACGGGGTGACCCGGCCCGCCGCCCGGCTGGAGGAATTCTTCGCCCGGCTCACCGGGGAACCGGCCCCGGCGGGTGCCGGGTACGGAGCGGGACGGTGA
- a CDS encoding carbon-nitrogen hydrolase family protein, with protein sequence MRIALAQIVSTPDPEENLAEVERRTRAAADAGAQLVLFPEATMCCFGVALGPVAQPLDGPWATRVREVAAAAGTTVVAGMFTPSGDGRVRNTLLATGGGVDTHYDKIHMFDAFGFAESDTVEPGTEPVVVGVGGDEPVTVGLSTCYDVRFPGLYQRLADSGATVLLVPASWGAGPGKREQWELLVRARALDTGSFVVACDQADPTTVGREHGKAPTGIGYSLVAGPRGEVVDALGAEPGLLVVDVDPAAATTVREQIPVLANRRF encoded by the coding sequence ATGCGGATCGCCCTCGCCCAGATCGTGTCCACCCCGGATCCCGAGGAGAACCTCGCCGAGGTGGAGCGCCGCACCCGCGCGGCCGCCGACGCAGGCGCGCAGCTCGTGCTGTTCCCCGAGGCCACCATGTGCTGCTTCGGGGTCGCGCTCGGCCCGGTCGCGCAGCCGCTGGACGGACCGTGGGCGACGCGGGTCCGCGAGGTCGCCGCGGCGGCCGGGACCACCGTCGTCGCGGGGATGTTCACCCCGTCCGGGGACGGCCGGGTCCGCAACACTCTGCTCGCCACCGGCGGCGGTGTGGACACCCACTACGACAAGATCCACATGTTCGACGCGTTCGGCTTCGCCGAGTCCGACACCGTCGAGCCCGGCACCGAGCCGGTCGTGGTCGGGGTGGGCGGTGACGAGCCGGTCACGGTCGGCCTGTCCACCTGCTACGACGTGCGCTTCCCCGGTCTGTACCAGCGCCTCGCCGACAGCGGCGCCACCGTGCTGCTGGTACCCGCCTCCTGGGGCGCGGGCCCGGGCAAGCGCGAGCAGTGGGAGCTGCTGGTGCGGGCCCGTGCGCTCGACACCGGCTCGTTCGTCGTCGCGTGCGACCAGGCCGACCCGACGACGGTCGGCCGCGAGCACGGCAAGGCGCCGACCGGGATCGGGTACAGCCTGGTCGCCGGCCCGCGCGGCGAGGTCGTCGACGCACTCGGCGCCGAGCCCGGGCTGCTCGTGGTCGACGTGGACCCGGCGGCGGCCACGACCGTGCGCGAGCAGATCCCGGTGCTGGCCAACCGGCGGTTCTGA
- a CDS encoding 3-deoxy-7-phosphoheptulonate synthase has product MSASTTPLQVAPTDDRRIERISPLISPALLRHDLPCDPRVAETVTRGRAAVTDILDGDDDRLLVVVGPCSVHDPDAALDYAHRLAARAEELSGELCVVMRTYFEKPRTTVGWKGLINDPGLDGTFDVNRGLRTARTLLLDISALGLPVGCEFLDPITPQYIADVVTWGSIGARTAESQVHRQLVSGLSMPVGIKNATDGDIRAAIDGMRAAAASHVFMGVNADGLAGLVTTTGNPDTHVILRGGATPNYSAADVAATADGLRAAGLPERVVVDASHGNSGKDHVRQAGVVAELAERIATGERAVTGLMMESFLEAGRQELGPDMVRGRSVTDACMSWGTTDELLGTLADAVRRGRR; this is encoded by the coding sequence ATGAGTGCGAGCACCACCCCCCTGCAGGTCGCCCCGACCGACGACCGCCGCATCGAGCGGATCAGCCCGCTGATCTCGCCCGCACTGCTGCGGCACGACCTGCCCTGCGACCCCCGGGTCGCCGAGACCGTCACCCGCGGCCGCGCCGCGGTCACCGACATCCTCGACGGCGACGACGACCGCCTGCTCGTCGTCGTCGGGCCGTGCTCGGTGCACGACCCGGACGCCGCCCTGGACTACGCCCACCGCCTCGCCGCCCGGGCCGAGGAGCTGTCCGGTGAGCTGTGCGTGGTCATGCGTACCTACTTCGAGAAGCCGCGCACGACCGTCGGCTGGAAGGGCCTGATCAACGACCCGGGCCTGGACGGCACCTTCGACGTGAACCGCGGACTGCGCACCGCGCGCACGCTGCTGCTCGACATCTCCGCGCTCGGGCTGCCGGTCGGCTGCGAGTTCCTCGACCCGATCACCCCGCAGTACATCGCCGACGTGGTCACCTGGGGCTCGATCGGCGCCCGCACCGCGGAGAGCCAGGTGCACCGCCAGCTGGTCAGCGGCCTGTCGATGCCGGTCGGGATCAAGAACGCCACCGACGGCGACATCCGCGCCGCGATCGACGGGATGCGCGCGGCCGCGGCGTCGCACGTGTTCATGGGGGTGAACGCCGACGGGCTCGCCGGCCTGGTCACCACCACCGGCAACCCGGACACCCACGTCATCCTGCGCGGCGGGGCCACCCCCAACTACTCGGCCGCCGACGTCGCCGCGACCGCCGACGGGCTGCGTGCGGCGGGCCTGCCGGAGCGGGTCGTCGTCGACGCCAGCCACGGCAACAGCGGCAAGGACCACGTGCGGCAGGCCGGCGTCGTCGCGGAGCTGGCCGAGCGGATCGCGACCGGCGAGCGGGCCGTCACCGGGCTGATGATGGAGAGCTTCCTGGAGGCGGGACGCCAGGAGCTGGGCCCGGACATGGTCCGCGGCCGCTCGGTGACCGACGCCTGCATGTCCTGGGGCACCACCGACGAGCTCCTGGGCACGCTCGCCGACGCCGTGCGCCGCGGCCGCCGCTGA
- a CDS encoding NUDIX domain-containing protein, whose amino-acid sequence MPVLSLDHHVDGPPRLVAGVLRESAPSARAVARVGARFTAPSALLVAGDEIRVALPGGFPACRTRITRAGADGLWSELAAGPAAVLRHSTRVTPADGGCSHVHDELTWEPPLGALGRLSDPVLRHYGARLLRARRDVLAERVAELGRAGVVVGAAIVRDGRLLVAQRSYPAELAGRWELPGGGVEDGESEQQALVRECAEELGARVVVGERLGTDLPIGRRVLRIHTARAAAGSPEPEAREHRALRWVGPHEVAALGWLDADRAVVAELVDLLRT is encoded by the coding sequence GTGCCGGTGCTGAGCCTGGACCATCATGTGGACGGACCGCCCCGACTCGTCGCGGGGGTGCTGCGTGAATCCGCCCCCTCGGCCCGCGCGGTCGCGCGGGTGGGCGCCCGGTTCACCGCACCGTCGGCGCTGCTCGTGGCCGGGGACGAGATCCGGGTCGCGCTGCCCGGCGGGTTCCCGGCCTGCCGGACCCGGATCACCCGCGCCGGGGCCGACGGGTTGTGGTCGGAGCTGGCGGCGGGTCCGGCGGCGGTGCTGCGGCACTCGACCCGGGTCACGCCCGCGGACGGCGGCTGCAGTCATGTCCACGACGAGCTCACCTGGGAGCCGCCCCTCGGTGCGCTCGGCCGCCTCTCCGACCCGGTGCTGCGCCACTACGGGGCGCGGCTGCTCCGGGCCCGCCGTGACGTGCTCGCCGAGCGGGTCGCGGAGCTGGGCCGGGCCGGGGTGGTCGTGGGAGCGGCGATCGTCCGCGACGGCAGGCTGCTCGTCGCCCAGCGCTCCTACCCGGCCGAGCTGGCGGGACGCTGGGAGCTGCCCGGCGGCGGCGTCGAGGACGGCGAGAGCGAGCAGCAGGCGCTGGTCCGGGAGTGCGCCGAGGAGCTGGGCGCCCGGGTGGTGGTCGGGGAGCGGCTGGGCACCGACCTGCCGATCGGGCGACGCGTGCTGCGGATCCACACCGCCCGGGCGGCGGCCGGCTCCCCGGAGCCGGAGGCCCGCGAGCACCGGGCGCTGCGCTGGGTGGGGCCGCACGAGGTGGCGGCCCTGGGCTGGCTCGACGCCGACCGGGCCGTCGTCGCCGAGCTGGTGGATCTGCTGCGGACCTGA
- a CDS encoding GNAT family N-acetyltransferase, which translates to MLTVRPATPSDDPGLTRIDALTWTAEVSPAPPRPEPFLDRTAVGDVLVADDDGAVAGYVIVGAAPPAVTAHDHVRCIGGLAVHPGHTGRGVGRALVDAAVARARESGGRKVTLRVLGPNTRARELYRRCGFVEEGVLRAEFVIDGVAVDDVLMARHLAPPVG; encoded by the coding sequence GTGCTGACCGTCCGGCCCGCCACACCCTCGGACGACCCCGGGCTGACCCGGATCGACGCCCTGACCTGGACCGCGGAGGTCAGCCCGGCCCCGCCGCGGCCCGAGCCGTTCCTCGACCGGACAGCGGTCGGGGACGTTCTCGTCGCCGACGACGACGGCGCCGTGGCCGGGTATGTGATCGTCGGGGCCGCTCCGCCCGCGGTCACGGCGCACGACCACGTCCGCTGCATCGGAGGTCTGGCGGTGCACCCCGGGCACACCGGCCGCGGCGTCGGCCGCGCGCTGGTCGACGCCGCGGTGGCCCGCGCCCGCGAGAGCGGCGGCCGCAAGGTCACGCTGCGGGTCCTCGGCCCGAACACCCGGGCCCGGGAGCTGTACCGCCGCTGCGGCTTCGTCGAGGAGGGGGTGCTGCGCGCCGAGTTCGTGATCGACGGGGTCGCCGTCGACGACGTCCTGATGGCCAGGCACCTCGCTCCGCCGGTCGGCTGA
- a CDS encoding YunG family protein gives MTSALPSPPASPPVPARVAAALRASWSRDTCDVADVTDWTPDRPSRGQCGATALVLHDLFGGDLLLAEVWQADGRLQGYHWWNRLPGGAEVDLTRDQFATGETVHPPRVVVRPEGPPRRCRAQYELLRRRVLDRLDGPG, from the coding sequence ATGACCAGCGCCCTGCCGTCGCCCCCGGCCTCGCCACCCGTCCCGGCCCGGGTGGCGGCCGCGCTGCGCGCCTCCTGGAGCCGCGACACCTGCGACGTCGCGGACGTCACCGACTGGACCCCGGACCGTCCGTCGCGGGGCCAGTGCGGGGCGACGGCACTGGTCCTGCACGACCTGTTCGGCGGTGACCTGCTGCTGGCCGAGGTGTGGCAGGCCGACGGCCGCCTGCAGGGCTACCACTGGTGGAACCGGCTGCCCGGCGGCGCCGAGGTGGACCTCACCCGGGACCAGTTCGCCACGGGGGAGACGGTCCACCCGCCCCGGGTGGTCGTGCGCCCGGAGGGCCCGCCGCGGCGCTGCCGCGCGCAGTACGAGCTGCTGCGCCGGCGGGTCCTCGATCGGCTGGACGGCCCGGGGTGA
- a CDS encoding 4a-hydroxytetrahydrobiopterin dehydratase, which yields MPTPTLTDAEIADALQKLPGWDRDGDSIVRTATLPDFEAAIAVVDRVAEDAEAADHHPDIDIRYATLTFRLSTHSEGGLTAKDVDLAAQISDRLSTAGG from the coding sequence ATGCCCACCCCGACGCTCACCGACGCCGAGATCGCCGACGCCCTGCAGAAGCTGCCCGGTTGGGACCGCGACGGCGACTCCATCGTCCGCACCGCCACCCTGCCCGACTTCGAGGCCGCGATCGCGGTGGTGGACCGGGTCGCCGAGGACGCCGAGGCCGCCGACCACCACCCGGACATCGACATCCGCTACGCCACGCTGACGTTCCGGCTGTCCACGCACTCCGAGGGCGGACTGACCGCGAAGGACGTCGACCTCGCCGCGCAGATCTCCGACCGGCTCAGCACCGCGGGCGGCTGA
- a CDS encoding ABC transporter permease codes for MSAGVRPEHTRGTAAPRPDDDWAAAPLPRTGPSPSEAPARVRSAGSTRPRSGPTARRPTSAPFGRLLRSELELALLRPRTAVVLAAVALVPLLATIALATDAGRLSFALGTLTVALSEPAAFALGMPVVLVAADAFAAERARGTLDALRLSPVGPGRLLGLKAAAVAVTSLLAAATTVVSALVCGGLALGAGPFGVGATVARALVLTGWAAVQLCGLGMLLLAMSALVRRPAGVVATGLAALTVAPLATVLWEPIAPVLPSGHWHEVLAGILAVPADPSALWATTARAAGFAVAGAGAVVFALTRRDG; via the coding sequence GTGAGCGCGGGCGTGCGTCCCGAGCACACCCGGGGCACCGCGGCTCCCCGGCCCGACGACGACTGGGCCGCCGCCCCCCTCCCCCGGACCGGGCCGTCTCCCTCGGAGGCACCGGCGCGGGTGCGGTCCGCGGGCTCCACCCGCCCGCGCTCCGGCCCGACGGCACGCCGCCCCACCTCGGCGCCCTTCGGCCGGCTGCTCCGCTCGGAGCTGGAGCTGGCGCTGCTGCGTCCGCGCACCGCGGTCGTCCTCGCGGCGGTCGCACTGGTGCCGCTGCTGGCGACGATCGCGCTCGCCACCGACGCCGGCCGCCTGTCCTTCGCACTCGGGACCCTGACGGTCGCGCTGTCCGAACCCGCGGCGTTCGCGCTCGGGATGCCCGTGGTGCTCGTGGCGGCCGACGCGTTCGCCGCGGAGCGTGCCCGCGGCACCCTCGACGCGTTGCGGTTGTCCCCCGTCGGCCCGGGACGGCTGCTCGGGCTCAAGGCCGCCGCGGTCGCGGTGACCTCGCTGCTCGCCGCGGCGACGACGGTCGTCTCCGCCCTGGTCTGCGGCGGCCTCGCCCTGGGTGCCGGCCCGTTCGGGGTGGGCGCCACCGTGGCCCGGGCCCTGGTGCTCACCGGCTGGGCCGCGGTGCAGCTGTGCGGGCTCGGGATGCTGCTGCTGGCGATGTCGGCGCTGGTCCGGCGACCCGCCGGGGTGGTCGCGACCGGTCTGGCCGCGCTGACCGTCGCGCCGCTGGCGACCGTGCTGTGGGAGCCGATCGCTCCGGTCCTGCCGTCCGGGCACTGGCACGAGGTCCTGGCCGGGATCCTCGCGGTGCCCGCCGACCCGTCGGCCCTGTGGGCGACCACGGCGCGGGCGGCCGGCTTCGCCGTCGCCGGGGCGGGTGCCGTGGTCTTCGCCCTGACCCGCCGCGACGGATGA
- a CDS encoding thermonuclease family protein: MLPEPRHRARTLLSAWSTGPRRMIAMLAVLVLVALGIVGGLTIGRMSDSPALAGEPGTAALGPLTGPPTLYGRVQRVVDPATVVVDVGGRPVTVSVIGVDTASTPPCARADAQRFAQDFLDGQEVTLVPDPTLPAPAADAPTWPAYLVIGTQQSYTDAALVAGWVDPGQGRYRPGFEAGQRIAQDRRAGMWGPPCNRTS; this comes from the coding sequence ATGCTGCCCGAACCGCGCCACCGCGCCCGGACGCTCCTGTCCGCCTGGTCCACCGGCCCACGCCGCATGATCGCGATGCTGGCCGTGCTGGTACTGGTCGCCCTCGGCATCGTCGGGGGGCTGACGATCGGCCGGATGTCCGACAGCCCGGCCCTGGCCGGCGAGCCGGGGACGGCCGCGCTCGGCCCGCTCACCGGCCCGCCGACGTTGTACGGGCGGGTGCAGCGGGTCGTGGACCCGGCGACGGTCGTGGTGGACGTCGGGGGCCGTCCGGTGACGGTGTCGGTGATCGGCGTGGACACCGCGTCGACGCCGCCGTGCGCGCGGGCCGACGCGCAGCGGTTCGCCCAGGATTTCCTCGACGGTCAGGAGGTCACGCTGGTGCCGGACCCGACGCTGCCCGCTCCGGCGGCGGACGCCCCGACGTGGCCCGCGTACCTCGTGATCGGGACACAGCAGTCCTACACCGACGCTGCGCTCGTCGCGGGCTGGGTGGACCCGGGGCAGGGCCGCTACCGGCCGGGCTTCGAGGCCGGGCAGCGCATCGCGCAGGACCGGCGGGCCGGCATGTGGGGGCCGCCGTGCAACCGGACGTCCTGA
- a CDS encoding type IV toxin-antitoxin system AbiEi family antitoxin domain-containing protein, with protein MNRNTTASVPSVLPAAAHGAARRRTSRGTDPLARLVAAQDGLVTRAQALAHGLSTDQVDRRLAARRWIPVHPRVYRHTAHPPSERSRVRAAALWAGEDAVLTGAAAAWWWGLLPSAPAVVTVTVPRRRAPRSRAGVLVRRRDLDLRDVVTHDGAVVARPAAAVLEAAADPSVPGEALLDHVLTTGSVGAAELVEAHARSLGAHGSAPVGRMLAGASRRVAVRARHGLRALLARRGVRAWRTDVTVAGVLLDLAFPAARLAVEVHDPVDSGTGADGCGPAWRRAVLRRHGWRTLVVEPAELRCPDELLDRLREAVTGHPAGPGGTAGRAAG; from the coding sequence ATGAACCGGAACACCACCGCCTCCGTCCCGTCCGTCCTCCCGGCCGCCGCGCACGGGGCGGCCCGCCGCCGCACGTCGCGCGGCACCGACCCGCTCGCCCGGCTCGTCGCCGCGCAGGACGGCCTGGTCACCCGGGCTCAGGCGCTGGCCCACGGCCTGTCCACCGACCAGGTCGACCGCAGGCTCGCCGCACGGCGCTGGATCCCCGTGCACCCCCGCGTGTACCGGCACACCGCCCACCCGCCGAGCGAGCGGTCCCGGGTCCGCGCCGCCGCACTCTGGGCGGGGGAGGACGCCGTGCTGACCGGGGCCGCCGCGGCCTGGTGGTGGGGGCTGCTCCCGTCCGCACCCGCGGTCGTCACGGTCACCGTGCCGCGCCGGCGGGCTCCGCGGTCGCGGGCGGGGGTCCTCGTCCGGCGCCGGGACCTGGACCTGCGCGACGTCGTCACCCACGACGGTGCGGTCGTCGCCCGGCCCGCGGCGGCGGTGCTGGAGGCCGCGGCCGACCCGTCGGTACCCGGGGAGGCGCTGCTCGACCACGTGCTCACCACGGGCTCCGTCGGCGCGGCCGAACTGGTCGAGGCACACGCCCGCAGCCTCGGTGCGCACGGGTCGGCCCCGGTCGGCCGGATGCTGGCCGGGGCGTCGCGCCGGGTCGCCGTCCGGGCCCGGCACGGGCTGCGGGCGCTGCTCGCCCGGAGGGGGGTGCGGGCCTGGCGCACCGACGTCACCGTGGCCGGGGTGCTGCTCGACCTCGCGTTCCCCGCGGCCCGGCTGGCGGTCGAGGTGCACGACCCGGTCGACTCCGGGACCGGCGCCGACGGCTGCGGCCCCGCGTGGCGGCGGGCGGTGCTGCGTCGGCACGGATGGCGGACGCTCGTCGTCGAACCGGCGGAGCTCCGGTGCCCCGACGAGCTCCTGGACCGCCTCCGCGAAGCCGTGACCGGGCACCCGGCGGGGCCCGGCGGTACCGCGGGGCGGGCCGCGGGGTGA